TCTTTACTGGCTCCTAAGCCCAGACAATAGACAAGCAGCTGCTGGCTATATACTGGTCAGCTGATATCGGTATAACTACTATGATGTACAACCGGAGTGACACCACTCCGGTTGTGTCGTTTACCAGCGGCTCGTTTCAGTTGCTGTCGGGCCTCGGTGTTACTGCGGATATCGCTATCTGCTGTATGGAAACGGCATCTTCCCGACCACAGGAACAAACAGAAAATTAAAAGAACGTTGTGTATATTAGCGACTGCGGTCTGTTATACATAAAAGATACCTTGTACTATGTAAACCCATCACCCGCATCAGTTTTATAAATACCAACGAATGAAAAAACTCATTAACACCTTAGCTGGTCTGTCTTTACTGCTCACTGCACTGCAGACTAGTACATCCTGTGCACAGACTACCGCAACGGCCCCGGCCAATACTTATCAGAACCCGCTGCAGGTCGCTTTCGGAGATCCGTATGTGCTGCATGTCAAAGGTGATAAATACTACATGTATGGTACCGGTGGTACCGCCAGCAAAGGTTATGGCGCTTATTCCTCTGCTGATCTGGTGCACTGGAAAAACGAAGGGCAGGTCTATTTTGCCAGTAATACCAACGGATGGAGTGATTCTACTGCAGCGTGGGACGGCGCCTACTGGGCACCTGAAGTCTATGAAAGGAACGGGAAGTTTTACATGTTCTATAGTGCGCAATGGAAGGAGAATCCTGCTAAGGATGAAGAGAACTTCCGCATTGGCGTTGCCGTAGCTGACAAGCCCACCGGCCCGTTCATTGATCTGTATAAACGCCCGGTATTCGATCCGGGGTATCCGGTTATTGACGCCAATGTCCTTTTCGATGATAATGGTAAAGCCTACCTGTATTACTCCCGTTGTTGCTATAAACATCCGGTACAGAGCGAAGTGGCGGAATGGGCAAAGAAGCAGGGCTGGTTCCAGGAAGTAGAAGAAAGCTGGGTGTATGGTGTGGAGTTAAAACCTGATTTCAGCGGTGTGATAGGTGAACCTGTATTGCTACTGCGTCCGCCAGTTAAAATGAGTGATAAACAGGCTGCCTGGGAAAGCCGCTCTGTTACCTCCCGAGAAGTGAACCGCAGATGGACAGAAGGTTCCGTGGCATTTAAGAAGGACAATACCTATTACATGATGTATTCTGCCAACTATTTCGGCGGAAAAAACTACGCCGTTGGGTATGCTACTGCAAAGAGCCCGTTAGGCCCCTTCAAAAAGGCCGCTAATAATCCGGTATTGCAGAAGAACGTAGAGAAAGGTGGTGTCGTAACTGGCACGGGACACAATAGTATCACCTATTCTCCGGACGGGAAAGAAATGTTCTGTGTATATCACGGAAGGACGTCCTCCACAGGAGACCAGCGTGTGGTGTTCATTGACAGAATGAAGATCACCGACAAAGGCACGTTGGTGGTGCAAGGTCCGACGACAA
The DNA window shown above is from Chitinophaga agri and carries:
- a CDS encoding glycoside hydrolase family 43 protein; this translates as MKKLINTLAGLSLLLTALQTSTSCAQTTATAPANTYQNPLQVAFGDPYVLHVKGDKYYMYGTGGTASKGYGAYSSADLVHWKNEGQVYFASNTNGWSDSTAAWDGAYWAPEVYERNGKFYMFYSAQWKENPAKDEENFRIGVAVADKPTGPFIDLYKRPVFDPGYPVIDANVLFDDNGKAYLYYSRCCYKHPVQSEVAEWAKKQGWFQEVEESWVYGVELKPDFSGVIGEPVLLLRPPVKMSDKQAAWESRSVTSREVNRRWTEGSVAFKKDNTYYMMYSANYFGGKNYAVGYATAKSPLGPFKKAANNPVLQKNVEKGGVVTGTGHNSITYSPDGKEMFCVYHGRTSSTGDQRVVFIDRMKITDKGTLVVQGPTTTPQPLPAR